From the Streptomyces sp. SN-593 genome, the window GCACACCGCGTCGACGCCGGCGAGCTGCGCGGCGGCTCCCGCCGGTGTCTCGCAGTCGTCGGAGGCGACCCACTTCACGGTGACGCGGGCGTTGTTCGCGAAGCCGCCGGCCCGGATCGCCTCGGTGACCGACAGGTAGGCGTCGGGCAGGTCGATGTACTTGCCGACCAGGGCGACGGTGACCTCGTGGGCGGGCTCGTGCACCCGCCTGAGCAGGTCGTCCCACTCGGTCCAGTCCACGTCGCGGAAGGGCAGGTCGAGGCGCCGCACCACGTAGGCGTCCAGGCCCTCGGTGTGCAGGACCTTGGGGATGTCGTAGATCGAGGGGGCGTCGATCGCGGCGACCACCGCGTCCTCGTCGACGTCGCACATCAGGGAGACCTTGCGCTTGATGGCGGTGGGCACCTCGCGGTCGGCGCGCAGCACGATCGCGTCGGGCTGGATGCCGATGTTGCGCAGGGCCGCCACCGAGTGCTGGGTCGGCTTGGTCTTCAGCTCGCCGGACGGGCCGATGTAGGGGAGCAGGGAGATGTGCACCACGAACACGTTGTCGCGGCCGACCTCGTGGCGGACCTGGCGGACCGACTCCAGGAAGGGCAGCGACTCGATGTCGCCGACGGTGCCGCCGACCTCGGTGATGACCACGTCGACGTCCTCGCCGGCCATCCGCCGGATGCGGGACTTGATCTCGTTGGTGATGTGCGGGATGACCTGGACGGTGTCGCCGAGGTACTCCCCGCGCCGCTCCTTGGCGATCACCGAGGAGTAGACCTGGCCGGTGGTGACGTTCGCCGACCCGGCGAGGTTCACGTCGAGGAAGCGCTCGTAGTGGCCGATGTCGAGGTCGGTCTCGGCGCCGTCGTCGGTGACGAAGACCTCGCCGTGCTGGAACGGGTTCATCGTGCCCGGGTCCACGTTGAGGTACGGGTCGAGCTTCTGCATGGTGACGCGCAGGCCGCGTGCCTTGAGCAAGGCGCCGAGGCTGGAGGCGGTGAGCCCCTTGCCCAGCGAGGAGGCCACCCCACCGGTGACGAAGATGTGCTTGGTCGTCGTGGATTTCGGCGCAGTTGCCAAGAGGGGGCTCCCGTGGTCGCGAGGTGAGTGTCGGGACGGCGCTCGGTCTTGTCGCGCCGTCGCGGCGGTTCAGTGGTTCACAGCCCACCGGCCCACGGGCTACCAGGGTATCAGCGCCCGCGGGCGCGGACGGCGACAGGCGCGGGCCGCCGGTGCGTGTGCGCGGCGCGACGACCGCATGGCGATGATGTGAGGAAACCGTGGTGACCGCGCGGACACGGGGTGCCGATCGCGTGCGCGCCGGCCGGCGTGCGAGGCTGGACGGCGGGCGGACACCGTGCCTGCCTGCGGCGATGTCCGATCCGCGCGGGCCGGCGGGCGTGGCCGTACGACCGGCGCGGCGAAGATCAGCGAGAGGCGCACACCGTCGGCCGCGAGGACGTATTCTGCTCGAACGCATTGCGCGAGCGACCGGCACGGCACATCCCCGCCCCCCTCCGGATCACTAGCTCGTCCACAGTTCCAGAGCTGACTTTGCCGAAGGAATTGCCCCCATACCGCAAGACCGTCCCAGCGGGGGCGGCGCCGTGTTCGACTGGAGTTTCACGTGGCAGGGCGTATCGAGGACTACGCACTCATCGGTGACATGCAGACCGCAGCGCTGGTCTGCAGGGACGGCACCGTCGACTGGCTGTGCCTGCCCCGGTTCGACTCGCCGGCGGTCTTCGCCGGCCTGCTCGGCACCGATCAGCACGGCTTCTGGC encodes:
- a CDS encoding CTP synthase; protein product: MATAPKSTTTKHIFVTGGVASSLGKGLTASSLGALLKARGLRVTMQKLDPYLNVDPGTMNPFQHGEVFVTDDGAETDLDIGHYERFLDVNLAGSANVTTGQVYSSVIAKERRGEYLGDTVQVIPHITNEIKSRIRRMAGEDVDVVITEVGGTVGDIESLPFLESVRQVRHEVGRDNVFVVHISLLPYIGPSGELKTKPTQHSVAALRNIGIQPDAIVLRADREVPTAIKRKVSLMCDVDEDAVVAAIDAPSIYDIPKVLHTEGLDAYVVRRLDLPFRDVDWTEWDDLLRRVHEPAHEVTVALVGKYIDLPDAYLSVTEAIRAGGFANNARVTVKWVASDDCETPAGAAAQLAGVDAVCVPGGFGDRGVEGKVGAITYARERRIPLLGLCLGLQCIVIEAARNLAGIADANSTEFDPATAHPVISTMAEQLDIVDGKGDLGGTMRLGTYPAQLAEGSIVREVYGDRPRVEERHRHRYEVNNAYRSELEQKTGLVFSGTSPDDKLVEYVEYPRDVHPYLVATQAHPELKSRPTRPHPLFAGLVKAAVAAQAHR